The nucleotide sequence GCTAATGTATCCCGAAATGCCAATGAACAAACAGGCGGTATGGACGGCGAAAGTATTAATGTAGCGGCTAGTTATGGCATTCCATTAGGCGACAACGGCGGTTTTATAAATTTCTCAGGAGATTTTGATTATAGAGATTCTTACAATCGAATGAAAGCTTGGGAAGGCGGTGTTTTTAATGCTTATAATGCCGTAGAATGGCAAGCTTATCAAGACAATACAGATATTAGCAATTTGTCTAATCAACAAATTCAGAATTACGCACAACGGGTAGATTATTTTTCTAACGATTTTAAAAGCGAAATAGCTCAGGCGACAGATCGTAGTACATTACAAAGTCTTTTAGGTAGCGATGTTACTGAAAATGAGTTGGCTGCACGTGGTTTAAATCGATCTGATTTTAATATGCGAGTGGGCCAATCGGAATTACGAGGCGGTCGTTTCTTTGCCAATTTTGCTTTGCCATTAGATGATAATGGAACCGAGTTATATGCGTTTAGCGGACTTAGTTCACGTAAAGGAAATGCAGCAGGATTTTACCGATTACCGAATCAAAGTCGAACGTACACTCCGTATTACATTAACGGATTTTTACCAGAAATCAATTCTAAAATTACCGATAAATCTATAGCTGCTGGAATACGTGGAAATGTGGGAGATTGGGATGTAGATTTTAGTAATACATGGGGAGAAAATGAATTTATGTATATAATTTCAAATACGTCTAATGCTTCTTTAGAAGGAACGAGCCCTACCAGTTTTGATGCCGGTGGATTTTCATTCGCACAAAACACAACAAACCTTGATGTTTCTCAGTTTTTCGATGGTTTGTTTGAAGGCTTTAATGTAGCCTTTGGTGCCGAGTATCGATTAGAAAATTACGGTATAAATGCGGGAGAAGAGCAATCTTATGCGCAGTATACAGAAGACGGAAGAGTAATAACTAATGCCACCCAACAACCTACTACCGATTTCTTCGGAAATGCAAGAGCAGGAGGAGCACAGGTTTTCCCAGGTTTTACGCCAGATAATGCTATTTCCAGACAACGAAACAGTGTAGCTGCGTATGCCGATTTTGAAGCAGATGTAACCGAAGAGTTTCTGTTAACTTTTGCCGGAAGATTTGAGAACTATTCTGATTTTGGATCGACCTTAAATTTTAAAGTAGCTTCAAGATATAAACTTACTGATAACGTAAATTTAAGAGCTGCGGTAAACACAGGCTTTAGAGCGCCGTCTTTACACCAAATCTATTATAACTCTACCTCTACGGTTTTTAATGATGCAGGAAACCCGGTACATGTGGGAACGTTTTCTAATGATAGCAGGGCAGCGAATTTATTGGGAATCCCAAATTTAAAGGAAGAAACCTCTAAAAGTGCCAGCTTAGGAGTAACTGCTAAAATTCCAGATGCGAATTTAACTATTACTGCCGACGCTTATTTTGTAGCAATTGATGACAGGGTAGTGTACACAGGACGTTTTAGTGATGACGATTCAGATTCTGAAATAAGTCAGATTCTTAGAAGCGCAAATGCCGAATCTGCCGCTTTTTTTGCTAATGCAATTGATACCGAATCTAAAGGATTGGACGTGGTTATCACACAAAATACATTTTTTAATAACGGCTGGAAACTGAAAAATGATCTTGCAGGAAGTTTTACTCAGACCAAAAGAGTTGGTGAAATCCACGCTTCTCCTTTATTAGAAGACAAATTAGATACCTATTTTTCTGAAGATAACAGGATTTATTTGGAAGAAGCCGTGCCAAGAACGAAGATTAATCTTACTAATGTGTTAACTGTAAACGATTTTAATTTCTTCCTTCGTAATGTGTATTTTGGTGAGGTAACCCAACCTTCAAATACGCTAGCGAATCAAGAAATTTATTCAGGGAAAGTAGTAACCGATCTTTCGGTAGGTTATAATTTTTCAGAATCGGTTAATGTAACAATAGGAGCTAATAATTTGTTTGATTTATATCCCGATAAAAATAGAGTAGAAGATAACCGAAGTAGCGGAAGATTCGATTGGCCTAGAAATGCCCAATTTGGTATCGGCGGACGTTATTTGTTTGCCAGATTACATCTTAATTTAGATTAATCAACCCTATTATCTTTTTTACGAAAACAAGAACCTCACAGTTTTTTAAAACTGTGAGGTTTTTAGTTTTTATTTTTGCTTAGCCATTTTAACGCATTTATTCTTAAAAAATGACACAGCGGTTTATAAAAGCAGTACAAGAATATAATATCTTATCTCAAGAAGCCATTGCAGCCTTTTTGGGAATTGTGACACCTCAAATTATACAAAAAGGAGCTATTTTTTTGCGACAGGGACAAACACCAAAATCTTATGCCTATATCGATCGTGGTTTGTTTTCTTATTTCCACACTTTTGAAAATGGCGATATTGTAATTAAAAAATTTTTCTCTGAAAACTCTTTTATTGCTTCTACCTCGGCACTTCTTCAGGAAAAACCAAGTCTTTTTACAATTAAAGCTTTAGAAGAAACCCATGTTTTAGTGTATCAAAATAGCGATTTTAGAGTATTACTACAGAAGTTTCCAGAAATCGCCTTTTTTTATATTAATTATTTAGAGAAAAATTGGGTAGTAGCTAAAGAACCTCTAGAGATTAATTTAAAATATGAAAGTGCTACAATAAGATACGTGCAATTTCAGCAGGAATATAAAAATATCGAAAATCGACTAAAAAAACATCAAATTGCTTCTTATCTGGGGATTACCCCTACACAATTAAGCCGAATTAGAAAGTCTCTTAAAAATTAATTGGTTTTCTCAACATATGTAGATGTTTTCGATAAAGAAACGCTATAATTTTGCCATGATAATTTAAAATATACTTAAAATGAAAAATTGGCTATTGGGTTTTTCTGCTCTTATAATATTTAGCACTAAGACAATTGCACAGCAAATAGATACTTTAGAAGTGTTTAGTAAATCGATGCAAAAACAAGTGAAAACCATTGTTATAACTCCTTCAGAAGAGGAAAATCTCCCCACTGTTTATGTGCTTCACGGGTATAGTGGTTATCCTGAACGAACCCTTAAAAAAGATATTCCCTCTTTAATAGAACTTAGCTTAAGGTACAATATGAATTTTATTTTACCCGATGGCAATTATGATAGTTGGTATATCGATAGTCCAATCAAAAATTCAAAATACGAAACATTTATAACTACCGAGTTGGTTGAATTTATAGATAATAGATACCATACACAACACTCTAAAAAAGCAATTATGGGGTGGAGTATGGGTGGTCATGGTGCGCTATATCTAGGCGCTCGCCATCCTGAAATATTTTTGGCCATTGGAAGCATAAGCGGGGCAATTAATATGATTCCTTATGGGCAGAATTATGGTGTTCCAAAAATATTAGGAGCTAATAAAAATAATTGGAAGACTTATACTGCTAGTTCACAATTAGAAAACTTTAAAAGTTCCTCCCAAAAAATAATTATAAGCTGTGGATACGATGATGTTCTAATCGAACAAAATAGAAAACTCCATAAGAAACTAATAGAATTAAACATTCCTCACTTTTACATAGAAAGTCCAGGAAAACACGATGCTGCTTATTGGTCTGAGGCGGCTAAAAATCAACTATTTTTAATAGACAATATATTTAAAAGTAATGAATAGTAGTCTAAAAGGAATGTTCTTTATAGCAGTAGGAGCTTCATGCTATGGCGTGTTAGCTACTTTTGTAAAATACGCTAATAATAATGGTTTTGGCACGGCGGGTTTGGCATTTTCTCAGTATTTATTTGGGGTTTTGTTGTTAAGTATTATTTCTTTGATTTTTTCAAAGAATTCTAAATCTTCAACAAAAAGCCATACCATTTCTAAATTTCCAAAAATTAAATTAATACTTTTTGGAACCACGTTAGGGCTTACAAGCAGTTTCTATTATCTATCGATACAATATGTGCCGGTTTCTGTAGGGATTATTTTACTAATGCAAACTATTTGGATGGGAGTGGTTTTAGAATATTTTATGGCTAGGCATCTTATAACCAAAACAAAAGTACTAGGAGCCCTTGTTGCGATTGTGGGGACTGTTTTTGCCGCTCAAATTTTTGAAGCTGATATGAATATCAATTTTATCGGTATTGGTTTTGGGTTATTGGCAGCTTTAAGTTATACCGGTGCTATGTATGCATCTAATAATGTATCGCTAGAACTGCCTGTAATTATACGTAGTAAATACTTAGTATATGGCGGATTTTTAGTGGTCGTTGCTTTTTGGAATGTTCAAATATTAGAAGAATTCAATGCGGAGGTGTTTTTAAAATGGGGTGCTTTTTTAGGATTTTTTGGAACTATTTTGCCTCCTATTTTATTTAATAAAGGTTTCCCTGAAATAGGAACAGGTTTAGGAAGTATAATTGCAGCTTTAGAAATACCAGTCTCTGTGTTTAGTGCTTATTTGGTGTTAAATGAAGAAATCTCTTTACTACAATGGTTAGGAATTGTTATCATTTTATTCGCGATAATACTTATTAATTGGAGAAAATTAATCCGAAACAGAAAAGGATAGGATTTTTGAGGTCAGACTCTTTTAAATTGGAAAGAATTTTTAAAATTAATGTTGTCGCCTATAAGCAAAAAGAACATTTAAAATTTCACCCTGCGTCTTACCTCTAAAGTCTTTTTTCTAGATTCTAGAATTGAATCCGTTAATATCTAACTTCTTGTACTTCTCGACACAATTTCTCGTTCCTCGAAATTACTCGAAATGAGAATGGTTTTTCAATAGGGATGGAAAGTTCATGTTTTAAAGAAGAGATTTTAGCTCCAAATAATTCAGCATTTTTGTCTTGATTTTCGATTTAAAAAGATTTCTCCGTTGCGCTATGCTTCAGTCGAAATGACAAACTAAAGTTATATTGTAATCTTTCCTTACTTGTGAAAAACTCTCTTATTGATTTACAGAATTCAGTTAGAAAATAATTTAAAATTCAGCATTCAAAATTTTATCCTGCCTCTTAGTTCTATTCTCTCTTTTCTAGATTCTAACTAAAAAACAAGGTCGAGATGACAACTTTTGCATTCAAAATTCAACATTGAGCGTTCAATATTTTATCCTGATTCTTTGCTATTGATTCTATTCTCCATATTCTAACTTCTATTTAGCGATTTTTGATATAAATTATATAGAATTTTAATTTCTTCAGCATTTAAAATTCCGTCCACATTTTCTTTTTCCTGAAGGAAATGAATTTGAAAACTTTTAATTGCTGCATCCAGATCTTCGATATTATATCCGATAATTTTTAAGGCTTCCGCGATATTGAAGTTTGCCGGAATCACATTAGGAAATAAGTAACGATCCAATAATGTGATACGCTGTTTAAAAACAGGATCA is from Zunongwangia endophytica and encodes:
- a CDS encoding alpha/beta hydrolase, which translates into the protein MKNWLLGFSALIIFSTKTIAQQIDTLEVFSKSMQKQVKTIVITPSEEENLPTVYVLHGYSGYPERTLKKDIPSLIELSLRYNMNFILPDGNYDSWYIDSPIKNSKYETFITTELVEFIDNRYHTQHSKKAIMGWSMGGHGALYLGARHPEIFLAIGSISGAINMIPYGQNYGVPKILGANKNNWKTYTASSQLENFKSSSQKIIISCGYDDVLIEQNRKLHKKLIELNIPHFYIESPGKHDAAYWSEAAKNQLFLIDNIFKSNE
- a CDS encoding EamA family transporter, with translation MNSSLKGMFFIAVGASCYGVLATFVKYANNNGFGTAGLAFSQYLFGVLLLSIISLIFSKNSKSSTKSHTISKFPKIKLILFGTTLGLTSSFYYLSIQYVPVSVGIILLMQTIWMGVVLEYFMARHLITKTKVLGALVAIVGTVFAAQIFEADMNINFIGIGFGLLAALSYTGAMYASNNVSLELPVIIRSKYLVYGGFLVVVAFWNVQILEEFNAEVFLKWGAFLGFFGTILPPILFNKGFPEIGTGLGSIIAALEIPVSVFSAYLVLNEEISLLQWLGIVIILFAIILINWRKLIRNRKG
- a CDS encoding TonB-dependent receptor, producing the protein MKQIFTYLIMLAGLVSQAQQQEIIGTVVDENSQPLPGVSIQLKGTQRGTVTDFDGNFLIDANLGETLIFTFVGFDKKEVEITKTDLQIQLVSGSNLEEVVLIGSRNRSRTVTESAVPVDVLDVEELQVSVPQVNVNQILNYVAPSFTSTTQSLSDGTDHIDPASLRGLGPDQVLVLINGKRRHTSSLINVNGTFGRGSVGTDLNAIPAVAIKRIEVLRDGAAAQYGSDAIAGVINVVLKDEVNTLNFNVTTGANVSRNANEQTGGMDGESINVAASYGIPLGDNGGFINFSGDFDYRDSYNRMKAWEGGVFNAYNAVEWQAYQDNTDISNLSNQQIQNYAQRVDYFSNDFKSEIAQATDRSTLQSLLGSDVTENELAARGLNRSDFNMRVGQSELRGGRFFANFALPLDDNGTELYAFSGLSSRKGNAAGFYRLPNQSRTYTPYYINGFLPEINSKITDKSIAAGIRGNVGDWDVDFSNTWGENEFMYIISNTSNASLEGTSPTSFDAGGFSFAQNTTNLDVSQFFDGLFEGFNVAFGAEYRLENYGINAGEEQSYAQYTEDGRVITNATQQPTTDFFGNARAGGAQVFPGFTPDNAISRQRNSVAAYADFEADVTEEFLLTFAGRFENYSDFGSTLNFKVASRYKLTDNVNLRAAVNTGFRAPSLHQIYYNSTSTVFNDAGNPVHVGTFSNDSRAANLLGIPNLKEETSKSASLGVTAKIPDANLTITADAYFVAIDDRVVYTGRFSDDDSDSEISQILRSANAESAAFFANAIDTESKGLDVVITQNTFFNNGWKLKNDLAGSFTQTKRVGEIHASPLLEDKLDTYFSEDNRIYLEEAVPRTKINLTNVLTVNDFNFFLRNVYFGEVTQPSNTLANQEIYSGKVVTDLSVGYNFSESVNVTIGANNLFDLYPDKNRVEDNRSSGRFDWPRNAQFGIGGRYLFARLHLNLD
- a CDS encoding Crp/Fnr family transcriptional regulator, yielding MTQRFIKAVQEYNILSQEAIAAFLGIVTPQIIQKGAIFLRQGQTPKSYAYIDRGLFSYFHTFENGDIVIKKFFSENSFIASTSALLQEKPSLFTIKALEETHVLVYQNSDFRVLLQKFPEIAFFYINYLEKNWVVAKEPLEINLKYESATIRYVQFQQEYKNIENRLKKHQIASYLGITPTQLSRIRKSLKN